In Castanea sativa cultivar Marrone di Chiusa Pesio chromosome 6, ASM4071231v1, a single window of DNA contains:
- the LOC142637949 gene encoding F-box/FBD/LRR-repeat protein At4g26340-like — MAKSKSTSKRSKKPILKLKRKKPIAVDRISDLPDFLLSHILSFLTTKDAVVTSILSSRWKTLWTLVPTIDFDYYEVGFLRISSSLPSYPTWQRPSPLPLLKRYRFTFAHIVSRVWSLRNANHNPPKRFRLHWQNDCDPIHLDTWLRTAITRGFEELDLDIYLPLPDHFILPFTLFNYCKTLAVLKLAGSIVLNPPSSSAMGFPSLKVLHLHLVEYANPDSFSRLLSCCPVLQDLSLEILGNEDDENNFKIIVPTLKRLQFSIHIPNYKLEINAPCLEYLYFIGNIGRDVLLDNLSNLVEAVLETSDSYVSVSCLTELFDGLQEYGKRVWAFLRALYNVKSLHMDASTTECLCNAIDFDDPPMFHKLAYLNFGYGHHGLMENVLPLLLHRAPKLAVLIFDKKWSKCCGDEKKDCFSLEKMFCEDIPECLSSHLRTFHFQGFHRIKDELELIRRILKCAGVLKTMSVSSYTLTSAGKVYVLNELLKFPRLSSTCQIAFN; from the exons ATGGCCAAATCCAAATCAACCTCAAAAAGAAGCAAGAAGCCAATACTGAAACTGAAACGCAAGAAACCAATAGCGGTGGACAGGATCAGCGATTTACCCGACTTTCTCCTCTCCCACATCCTCTCCTTTCTCACAACCAAAGACGCCGTTGTCACCAGCATTTTATCGAGCAGGTGGAAGACTCTCTGGACTCTCGTCCCAACTATCGACTTCGACTACTACGAAGTTGGATTTCTCCGGATATCATCTTCTTTGCCTTCGTATCCCACCTGGCAAAGACCCTCTCCTCTGCCTCTTTTGAAACGGTACCGTTTTACATTCGCGCATATCGTGTCTAGGGTGTGGTCTCTTCGCAATGCGAATCACAATCCCCCAAAAAGGTTTCGCCTCCACTGGCAAAACGATTGTGACCCGATTCACCTTGATACATGGCTCCGTACCGCGATTACACGCGGCTTTGAAGAGCTTGATCTCGACATTTACCTTCCCCTTCCTGACCATTTCATCTTGCCCTTTACTCTCTTCAATTATTGCAAAACTTTAGCTGTTTTGAAATTGGCTGGCAGCATTGTTCTCAATCCTCCATCATCTTCAGCCATGGGGTTCCCGAGTCTCAAGGTTTTGCATCTCCACTTAGTGGAATATGCAAACCCGGACTCTTTCTCCAGGCTCCTTAGTTGCTGCCCTGTCCTTCAGGATTTGTCTCTGGAAATATTGGGGAACGAAGACgatgaaaacaattttaaaatcattgtGCCGACGCTGAAAAGATTACAATTTAGTATCCATATTCCGAACTACAAACTTGAGATAAACGCCCCATGTCTTGAGTACCTTTATTTCATAGGTAATATTGGCAGAGACGTTTTGTTGGATAACCTGTCCAACTTAGTTGAAGCAGTTCTCGAGACTTCGGATTCGTATGTAAGTGTTAGTTGTTTAACTGAATTATTTGACGGGCTTCAAGAATATGGAAAGAGGGTATGGGCCTTCCTCAGAGCTCTCTATAATGTTAAATCTCTACATATGGACGCATCTACCACAGAG TGCCTTTGCAATgcaattgattttgatgatccTCCCATGTTTCATAAATTGGCTTACTTGAACTTTGGGTACGGTCATCATGGTCTAATGGAGAATGTGCTACCACTCTTGCTTCATCGGGCTCCTAAACTTGCGGTACTTATCTTTGATAAG AAATGGAGCAAGTGTTGTGGTGATGAAAAGAAAGACTGTTTTAGTCTTGAGAAGATGTTCTGTGAAGATATTCCTGAATGTCTGTCATCACACCTTAGAACTTTTCATTTTCAAGGATTTCACAGGATAAAGGATGAGCTAGAACTTATTAGACGTATCCTAAAGTGCGCAGGAGTCTTAAAGACAATGTCAGTCTCTTCTTATACTCTAACTTCAGCAGGCAAGGTTTATGTTCTCAATGAATTATTGAAGTTCCCAAGGCTTTCTAGCACTTGTCAAATTGCATTTAACTGA
- the LOC142639448 gene encoding vacuolar protein sorting-associated protein 55 homolog codes for LPASLMYVLVPMPCLFFGGGSTQFLTSWDGGGWIDAAKFMTGASAVGSITIPIILRHAHMIEIRAMLIEFTSFFIFACTVMCFHRANLEEDW; via the exons ttaccTGCATCTCTCATGTATGTGCTGGTGCCTATGCCTTGCTTATTCTTTGGAGGTGGTTCCACTCAGTTTCTGACTAGCTGGGATGGTGGGGG TTGGATAGATGCTGCTAAATTTATGACTGGAGCATCGGCTGTGGGGAGCATTACGATTCCTATTATCCTTAGACATGCTCATATGATTGAGATAAGAGCTATGCTTATCGAGTTCACATCCTTCTTCATTTTTGCTTGCACTGTCATGTGTTTCCACCGAGCCAATCTTGAAGAAGACTGGTGA